A window of Panicum virgatum strain AP13 chromosome 8K, P.virgatum_v5, whole genome shotgun sequence contains these coding sequences:
- the LOC120644125 gene encoding gamma-glutamyl hydrolase 2-like — protein sequence MRSSSLLSSGKKLSSVNGVLFTGGSEKQGVYFETIKKVFQYVLDRNDAGESFPLFAQCLGFELDNNILETFDAQNQASTLQFSNYSFEGSVFQRLTQI from the exons ATGAGAAGCAGTTCATTACTTTCCAGTGGGAAAAAACTGAGTTCGGTGAATGGTGTGTTGTTTACCGGTGGATCAGAGAAGCAAGGTGTATATTTTGAGACAATAAAAAAAGTGTTTCAG TATGTTTTGGACAGGAATGACGCGGGTGAATCATTTCCTTTATTTGCTCAATGCCTAGGCTTTGAGCTT GACAATAATATCTTGGAGACTTTTGATGCCCAGAATCAAGCATCTACACTTCAGTTTTCCAACTATTCTTTTGAGGGCTCAGTGTTTCAAAG GCTCACACAAATTTGA